In a genomic window of Quercus lobata isolate SW786 chromosome 4, ValleyOak3.0 Primary Assembly, whole genome shotgun sequence:
- the LOC115986083 gene encoding beta-amyrin 28-monooxygenase-like, with protein sequence MDILPNLLHIVVLSISFCLVFLIFRQKSTHSKLPPGKKGWPIIGETLEFGTAGQRGTPEMFIKERMRKYSQDLFQTSLFGENLAVLCGASGNKFLFSNEKKNVTAWWPRSIQKVVFESEESYDNNDSTKLRSLVVEFLKPEALQHFIPIMDSMAKEHLETDWCPHKQVKILSLSLKYTFALACRLFMSITDPNHVTTFSDPFYLVKAGTVSVPINIPGTAYNCALKGGKVIRQEILALIKERKQELAENKGTVAHDLLTHTLLASDENGRALDEMAIAGNILGLLIASHDTTSSAITSVLKYLAEFPHVYNLVLQEQMEIARSKGPKDLLNWDDIKKMKYSWNVACESMRLLSPAQGAFREVIHDFTYKGFTIPKGWKTFWTVHSTHKNPKYFPDPEKFDPSRFEGNGPAPYTFVPFGGGPRMCAGREYARLQILVYMHNVVTRFKWEKAIPDEKITYQLSSIPVHGLPVILKPHTSSDNYLYN encoded by the exons ATGGATATCCTTCCAAACCTGCTTCACATTGTGGTCCTTTCTATTTCGTTCTGCCTTGTCTTCCTCATATTTAGACAAAAGTCCACTCATTCCAAGTTACCACCTGGTAAAAAGGGTTGGCCAATCATTGGGGAAACATTGGAATTTGGTACGGCTGGACAAAGGGGAACCCCAGAGATGTTCattaaggaaagaatgagaaaatactCTCAGGATCTCTTTCAAACCTCACTGTTTGGGGAGAACTTGGCTGTGTTGTGTGGTGCTTCAGGAaacaagtttttgttctccaacgagaaaaaaaatgtcactgCTTGGTGGCCACGAAGCATACAGAAAGTAGTGTttgaatctgaagaaagctatGACAACAATGATTCTACTAAATTGCGTAGCCTCGTGGTTGAATTTCTAAAGCCAGAAGCCCTTCAACATTTCATACCTATCATGGACTCCATGGCAAAGGAACACTTGGAGACAGATTGGTGTCCTCACAAACAAGTCAAGATTTTGTCACTGTCATTGAAGTATACCTTTGCATTGGCCTGTAGATTGTTTATGAGTATCACAGATCCTAACCATGTGACAACATTTTCTGATCCCTTTTACCTTGTCAAAGCTGGTACAGTGTCTGTGCCTATAAATATTCCAGGTACAGCCTACAATTGTGCCTTAAAAGGAGGCAAAGTTATTCGCCAAGAGATTTTAGCACTCATCAAAGAGAGGAAGCAAGAGCTAGCAGAGAATAAAGGGACAGTTGCTCATGACTTATTGACTCATACACTCCTTGCATCAGATGAGAACGGTAGAGCTTTGGACGAGATGGCGATTGCTGGAAACATTTTGGGCTTACTTATTGCTAGCCATGATACCACTAGTTCTGCTATCACATCCGTGTTGAAGTATCTAGCAGAGTTCCCTCATGTTTACAATCTGGTCTTGCAAG AGCAAATGGAGATTGCAAGATCCAAAGGTCCAAAGGATTTGTTGAATTGGGATGACATTAAAAAGATGAAGTACTCTTGGAATGTAGCATGTGAGTCAATGAGGCTATTATCGCCTGCTCAAGGAGCATTCAGAGAGGTTATACATGACTTTACTTACAAAGGTTTTACTATCCCTAAAGGGTGGAAG ACATTTTGGACTGTACATTCGACACACAAAAATCCTAAATACTTTCCAGATCCTGAGAAATTTGATCCATCAAGATTTGAAGGGAATGGCCCAGCACCTTACACTTTCGTACCATTTGGAGGAGGACCTCGAATGTGCGCCGGAAGGGAGTATGCTCGTTTACAAATACTAGTGTATATGCATAATGTGGTGACAAGATTCAAGTGGGAGAAAGCAATTCCAGATGAAAAAATTACTTACCAACTATCCTCCATTCCAGTTCATGGTCTTCCCGTTATCCTTAAACCTCATACCTCTAGTGATAACTATCTCTATAACTAA